A section of the Malus sylvestris chromosome 17, drMalSylv7.2, whole genome shotgun sequence genome encodes:
- the LOC126611130 gene encoding reticulon-like protein B8 has protein sequence MPEKITAEDLLNNIVGTLADKKQKSGSFFGEETSSSVTTQFNFNRLFGRQKPVHHILGGGKSADVLLWRNKKISASVLTAATIVWVLFEWLNYHFLTLVGFALILGMLAQFLWSNFSGMINRSPSKVPRLVLPKDLFVNIAISIGAEINRGLAFVQDVACEGNVKQFIVVVVSLLIAAMIGSWCNFLTVLYIGFVAAHTLPVLYERYEDQVDNFVYQVLGQLQHNYRKLDTGVLSKIPKGKLSWKKYE, from the exons ATGCCTGAGAAAATAACTGCCGAGGATCTTTTGAACAACATTGTGGGCACACTTGCTGATAAAAAACAGAAATCTGGCTCTTTTTTCGGGGAGGAGACATCGAGCTCAGTCACTACTCAGTTCAACTTCAACCGACTGTTTGGACGCCAGAAACCTGTCCACCACATTCTGGGTGGAGGCAAAT CTGCTGATGTCTTGTTGTGGAGGAACAAAAAAATTTCGGCTAGTGTTTTAACTGCTGCGACTATTGTCTGGGTGCTCTTCGAATGGCTCAATTATCATTTCTTGACTCTTGTGGGGTTTGCTTTGATTCTTGGCATGCTTGCTCAGTTTCTGTGGTCAAATTTTTCGGGCATGATTAACAG GTCCCCATCTAAAGTACCTCGACTTGTTCTGCCGAAGGACTTATTCGTCAATATTGCCATCTCAATTGGTGCTGAAATTAATCGAGGGTTGGCATTTGTTCAAGATGTGGCATGTGAAGGAAATGTGAAGCAATTTATTGTG GTTGTAGTAAGCTTGTTGATTGCTGCTATGATTGGAAGCTGGTGCAATTTTCTGACCGTTTTGTACATTG GTTTTGTTGCTGCTCACACATTGCCGGTTCTGTATGAGAGATATGAAGATCAGGTTGACAACTTTGTATATCAGGTGCTCGGGCAGCTTCAACACAATTACCGGAAGTTGGATACTGGCGTCCTCAGCAAGATCCCTAAAGGAAAGCTGAGCTGGAAGAAGTACGAATAG